One Malania oleifera isolate guangnan ecotype guangnan chromosome 10, ASM2987363v1, whole genome shotgun sequence genomic region harbors:
- the LOC131165443 gene encoding uncharacterized protein LOC131165443 — translation MEDQCSNLSWAFCHPGEQGMEELRRSLLLTTLELQKTILAAQEEITKREEEIIHLSDLLNRTIKERETAQAKCQKLLLDKLNMLQQQKLKQPNTTATATTPTIPPLSINSGTSSSEDNLRDSSNGFSSSDSEGNTANASSAPATARRNVHQVLQAVPPVPQKPLPEKGKLLKAVMEAGPLLQTLLLAGPLPRWQHPPPQLESIEIPPVSIPSPRLPNCLPLVLQDPAGVGMTFNGCSSSSLSKKRALQMPCEERSNSSSPGKYQRVVNH, via the exons atggAGGATCAATGCAGCAATCTTAGCTGGGCTTTCTGCCACCCAGGAGAACAG GGAATGGAAGAGCTGAGGCGGTCTCTTCTGCTCACTACTCTGGAGCTGCAGAAAACAATCCTAGCAGCCCAAGAGGAAATTAccaaaagagaagaagagatcATCCACCTAAGTGATCTTCTCAACAGAACcatcaaagagagagagacagcCCAAGCCAAATGCCAAAAGCTGCTTCTTGACAAACTCAACATGCTCCAACAACAAAAACTAAAGCAACCCAATACTACCGCCACCGCCACCACCCCCACCATTCCTCCTCTGTCCATTAATTCCGGTACTTCTAGCAGTGAGGACAACCTCAGAGACTCCAGCAATGGGTTTTCGAGCTCCGACTCCGAAGGCAACACCGCAAACGCGTCTTCTGCACCGGCAACCGCTCGCAGGAATGTCCACCAAGTATTGCAGGCCGTGCCGCCAGTACCGCAGAAGCCGTTGCCGGAGAAGGGGAAGCTGTTGAAGGCAGTGATGGAAGCCGGGCCGCTCCTTCAGACGCTCCTCCTGGCCGGACCGCTCCCGCGGTGGCAGCACCCCCCTCCCCAGCTTGAGTCTATCGAGATTCCGCCGGTGTCGATTCCGTCGCCTAGGCTGCCTAACTGTCTCCCACTGGTACTGCAAGACCCAGCTGGGGTGGGCATGACGTTCAATGGCTGCAGCAGTAGTAGTCTGAGTAAGAAAAGGGCTCTGCAGATGCCATGTGAAGAAAGGTCCAATTCTTCTTCCCCCGGCAAGTATCAAAGGGTTGTTAACCATTGA